The genomic segment AGTATTTCCTGGCTGATTAATCGATAATCCTTAATAAGGAGTTAATGATGGAAGTATACGTGCCGCTTAGGAGAATCGGGGTCATACTACATGTGGCTAAGGATGGCTTAATGGTTGCCAGGGTTAATTCAAGTAAGGCAGATAGACTTGTGGGTTTGGTGACGATGGATTACTCCATGAGGAGGATAGGTGTTATTAAGGATATAATAGGTCCGGTTAACGCACCCTACGCCTTGATTAAGCCTATTAAGGGTCTGAACGCAACTGATTACGTTGGTAAGCAGGCATATGTTAGGGATATTGATTATGATAAGGTAATGAGAAGGTGAATTAATATGAATAAGTGCCCAGCATGTGGTTCAAGTGAATTCATCTACGACGAGTACAGTGGTACAGTTTACTGTGCTAAGTGCGGTTACGTATTGAGTGAACATGAAATAGATAAGGGGCCTGAGTGGAGGGGGGTTGATAAGAATGGTAAATCTTTATCAAGAGCCAGTCCTGTAAGCGCTTCATCACCTGGATTCAACATGTACGTTAACATAGTTAGTGTTAATAGGCCTAAGTTTAGGATAATACCATCATTATCATTATTCAACTCCAGTGAACGCAATGTAATGATGCTTAGATCCATAGCTAAGCAGGTTATAGCTAATGCTGGTTTACCTGAATCAATACTGGATGAGGTTGTGTTAAACTATAGGTTACTAATGAAAATGAATTACAGGGGTAAGATTAAGGAGACTGCGGTGGCTTTAGTTTACATAGCGTGTAGGAGACGTAACTTACCATGCACCATGAAGGACCTGCTCAGGAACAGTGACGTTGATATTAAGGGCTTCAATAAG from the Caldivirga maquilingensis IC-167 genome contains:
- a CDS encoding TFIIB-type zinc ribbon-containing protein, coding for MNKCPACGSSEFIYDEYSGTVYCAKCGYVLSEHEIDKGPEWRGVDKNGKSLSRASPVSASSPGFNMYVNIVSVNRPKFRIIPSLSLFNSSERNVMMLRSIAKQVIANAGLPESILDEVVLNYRLLMKMNYRGKIKETAVALVYIACRRRNLPCTMKDLLRNSDVDIKGFNKAYMHIANLMNIKGIYNDEQLINMTLRIVNMININSNIKHKLMLLIRDMIDKGKATSLFNGKTFTSTIAAMVYLSLLIYNVKIRQREIASMAGVTDVTIRNRYNELLKRLNFRVII
- a CDS encoding H/ACA ribonucleoprotein complex subunit GAR1, encoding MPLRRIGVILHVAKDGLMVARVNSSKADRLVGLVTMDYSMRRIGVIKDIIGPVNAPYALIKPIKGLNATDYVGKQAYVRDIDYDKVMRR